The window CGGTCACCTCGTACTGCCGGATCAGTTTGCGCTTGGCGTCCGCATTCACGTGGTTCTTGTAGCCGTAGAAGCTCTTGCCGTGCTTCTTGGTCCAGCGTGCATCCTTGTCTTTCTGCCGGTTTTTCGCCGGGTTCTGCTTCCAAGCCTTCGGCGTCTTGCCGGCCTTCACCTCCTCATTCTCCTCGCGGGTGTTTCGTTGCTTGGGAACCGGAACGATCGTCGCATCAATCATCTGGCCGCCGCGCGCAATGTAGCCCTTCGTTTCCAAATGTTGGCCAAAACGCTCGAACAGCTTCTCAATCAACCCGGCCTTGCCAAGCGCCTCGCGGAATAACCACAATGTCGTGCCGTCCGGAATGCGATCCTCGATGCCGAGCCGCAGAAAGCGCGTGAACGACAGCCGATCGCGCACTTGATACTCGACCTGCTCGTCAGACAGATTGTAAAGCGATTGCAGCACCAGCATCCGAAACATCACGATAACGTCAATCGGCTTGCGGCCAGCATTGCTCTTCTTCTCGTTCGCTGGCGTCAATACCGCTGCCTCAATCTCAGCCCGGAAGCTTTCAAACGGCACCACACGAGCAATCTTCTCCAACGGATCGCCTTTCGCGGAAATCACCGCCAACCGACTGTCCGCATCGAAAAACCCCAATTGCCCCATCGTCTCCCACCCCCGAATCTTTGTAGCGACAAGTCAGACTCGCATAAATTCGCAGACCTCGCT of the Candidatus Saccharimonadia bacterium genome contains:
- a CDS encoding IS5 family transposase; amino-acid sequence: MGQLGFFDADSRLAVISAKGDPLEKIARVVPFESFRAEIEAAVLTPANEKKSNAGRKPIDVIVMFRMLVLQSLYNLSDEQVEYQVRDRLSFTRFLRLGIEDRIPDGTTLWLFREALGKAGLIEKLFERFGQHLETKGYIARGGQMIDATIVPVPKQRNTREENEEVKAGKTPKAWKQNPAKNRQKDKDARWTKKHGKSFYGYKNHVNADAKRKLIRQYEVTDASVHDSQQFDGLLNQANTSADVYADSAYRSAETEAKLNLRGLRSRIHRRANRNHPLSKVQEDANRRKSRVRARIEHVFGAQQTAPGGRIVRTIGIARAKVKIGLQNLVYNIRRLVTLERMVAA